From the Desulfobacteraceae bacterium genome, one window contains:
- a CDS encoding corrinoid protein — MIDYNAITETLMKGDAERLTVLVREALEGGAKAGEVLNTALIPGMDVVGQKMETGDLFIPEVLMSAQAMSAAVEILKPLLGEGEAATPGKVVIGTVKGDLHDIGKNLVTMMIESAGFEVVDLGVDVSPQQFVEAIKTHQPDVVGLSALLTTTMNMMQQTIAAIVAGGCRERVKIIVGGAPVTERFAAEIGADGYAADAGAASKLVKSFFN; from the coding sequence ATGATCGATTATAACGCCATAACCGAAACGCTGATGAAGGGGGATGCCGAACGGTTGACGGTCCTGGTGCGCGAGGCCCTCGAGGGGGGCGCCAAGGCCGGGGAGGTGTTGAATACCGCCCTGATCCCGGGGATGGACGTCGTCGGCCAAAAGATGGAAACCGGTGACCTGTTCATCCCGGAGGTCTTGATGTCGGCCCAGGCGATGAGTGCCGCGGTGGAAATTCTCAAGCCGCTGCTGGGGGAGGGGGAGGCCGCCACCCCGGGCAAGGTGGTGATCGGCACGGTCAAGGGCGACCTGCATGACATCGGCAAGAACCTGGTGACCATGATGATCGAAAGCGCCGGCTTCGAGGTCGTCGATCTGGGGGTGGACGTCTCCCCGCAGCAGTTCGTCGAGGCCATCAAAACCCACCAGCCCGATGTCGTCGGGCTCTCGGCGCTGCTGACCACCACCATGAACATGATGCAGCAGACCATCGCCGCCATCGTTGCGGGCGGCTGCCGCGAGCGGGTCAAGATCATTGTTGGGGGGGCCCCGGTCACCGAGCGCTTCGCGGCCGAGATCGGGGCCGACGGCTACGCCGCCGATGCCGGCGCCGCCAGCAAGCTGGTCAAGTCTTTTTTCAACTGA